From a region of the Hymenobacter jejuensis genome:
- a CDS encoding shikimate kinase gives MRLYLIGMPGAGKTTLGRALATAYQVPFFDLDTEIVRRERRSITDIFAAEGEAYFREQEAAMLREVVQAQPEMVLATGGGTPCFHQNLDILLSTGLTLYLEVPLDELVQRLQRSAANRPLLAQLSDPAALAVRMHETFAARQQFYERAPLRTPPTKSVEAVRRLIDRYQTTS, from the coding sequence ATGCGTCTTTATCTCATTGGCATGCCCGGAGCCGGCAAAACCACTCTGGGTCGGGCCTTGGCTACGGCTTATCAGGTGCCATTTTTCGATCTGGATACCGAGATTGTGCGCCGCGAACGGCGTAGCATTACCGATATTTTTGCCGCTGAGGGTGAGGCGTATTTTCGGGAGCAGGAAGCGGCCATGTTGCGAGAGGTGGTGCAGGCCCAACCGGAAATGGTGCTGGCTACCGGCGGCGGTACGCCCTGCTTTCACCAAAACCTTGACATTCTGCTCTCTACCGGGCTTACTCTGTACCTGGAAGTACCCCTTGACGAGCTGGTGCAACGACTACAGCGCTCCGCCGCCAACCGGCCGCTGTTGGCGCAACTCTCCGACCCGGCTGCGCTGGCTGTGCGCATGCACGAAACCTTCGCGGCCCGGCAACAGTTTTACGAGCGCGCGCCGCTGCGCACCCCACCGACCAAATCGGTTGAGGCCGTGCGCCGGCTGATAGATCGCTACCAAACTACCAGTTAG
- a CDS encoding sterol desaturase family protein produces MNPAPVPDVKPTPAKTPDAIKPKHKGSARLFENPMLERLSHTHIALPVGIFLITAVVSLYYGLTRGLVTGLSAFGLFLIGWFLFTFVEYLVHRYVYHIPATSPGRAKFQYTMHGVHHEYPKDKTRLAMPPIITVFVASLLFFIFRFTFGNASFGILAGFVFGYALYLFVHYAIHVYAPPKNFLKVWWHHHAQHHYRQDEIAFGVSSTLWDHIIGTMPDRVAKK; encoded by the coding sequence ATGAATCCTGCTCCCGTACCCGACGTAAAACCAACGCCGGCCAAAACGCCCGATGCAATAAAACCCAAGCACAAAGGGTCGGCCCGGTTGTTTGAAAATCCTATGCTTGAGCGCTTGTCGCACACGCATATTGCCCTGCCCGTGGGCATTTTTCTGATCACGGCCGTCGTGAGCCTGTATTATGGCCTGACCCGTGGCTTGGTGACGGGGCTTTCGGCTTTCGGCCTGTTTCTGATAGGGTGGTTTTTGTTCACGTTCGTCGAGTACTTGGTGCACCGCTACGTGTACCACATTCCGGCTACATCGCCCGGCCGGGCCAAGTTTCAATACACCATGCACGGCGTGCATCACGAGTACCCCAAAGACAAGACGCGCCTGGCCATGCCGCCCATCATCACGGTATTTGTGGCGTCGCTGTTGTTCTTTATTTTCCGCTTCACGTTTGGCAATGCTTCTTTCGGCATTCTGGCGGGCTTCGTGTTTGGCTACGCGCTGTATCTGTTTGTGCACTACGCCATTCACGTGTATGCGCCGCCGAAAAACTTTTTGAAAGTATGGTGGCATCACCATGCGCAGCACCACTATCGGCAGGACGAGATTGCCTTCGGTGTGTCGTCTACGCTCTGGGATCACATCATCGGCACCATGCCCGACCGCGTCGCCAAGAAGTAA
- a CDS encoding bestrophin family protein, translated as MIIRDKNNWLRLLFVWQGSVLPQILPRLVVLVLLSVGVVYAHGNLLSYKVPLNAAPFTLFGVTLAIFLGFYNNASYDRFWEGRKLWGALLNTTRSLARQALTMSSHSVDAQRTAYFVRLLIAFTYALKHQLRRTDAAPDLVRLLPAAVAQTVQKGTYKPMLLLLEMGRWVQQSKEAAQLDTTTQLAFDHNFNQLSDIVGGCERLAGTPIPYTYSVMLHRTVYLYCFLLPFGLVDSIGWMTPLIVAFIGYTFMALDAIVRELEAPFGLEPNDLALNTMSHMIESTLLEMIGEPVPEAPPRRSRYLLD; from the coding sequence ATGATTATTCGGGACAAGAATAACTGGCTGCGGTTGCTGTTTGTGTGGCAAGGTTCGGTGCTGCCCCAGATTCTGCCGCGGCTAGTGGTATTGGTGCTGTTGTCGGTGGGTGTGGTATATGCTCACGGCAACCTGCTGAGCTACAAAGTCCCGCTGAATGCGGCGCCATTTACATTGTTTGGAGTTACGCTGGCCATCTTTTTGGGCTTTTACAACAACGCCAGCTACGACCGTTTCTGGGAAGGCCGTAAGCTGTGGGGTGCTCTGCTAAACACCACGCGCTCGCTGGCACGCCAAGCCCTTACCATGAGCAGCCACTCAGTTGATGCCCAACGGACCGCGTATTTCGTGCGGTTGCTGATCGCGTTTACGTACGCGCTCAAACACCAGCTTCGGCGTACCGATGCCGCTCCGGATCTGGTGCGGCTGCTGCCGGCAGCAGTGGCGCAGACCGTGCAAAAGGGTACTTACAAACCCATGTTGCTGCTCCTGGAAATGGGACGCTGGGTGCAGCAAAGCAAAGAGGCGGCGCAGCTCGACACGACTACGCAACTGGCTTTCGACCACAACTTCAACCAACTTTCCGACATCGTGGGTGGCTGCGAGCGCCTGGCCGGCACCCCGATTCCGTACACCTACAGCGTGATGCTGCACCGCACGGTGTATCTCTATTGCTTTCTGCTGCCGTTCGGACTCGTCGATAGCATTGGCTGGATGACGCCGCTGATTGTGGCTTTCATCGGCTACACGTTTATGGCTCTCGATGCCATCGTGCGCGAGTTGGAAGCGCCTTTTGGACTGGAACCCAACGATTTGGCGCTGAACACCATGAGCCATATGATCGAATCTACGTTGCTGGAAATGATCGGCGAACCGGTGCCCGAAGCGCCCCCGCGCCGCAGCCGCTACCTTCTCGATTAG
- a CDS encoding RNA polymerase sigma factor produces the protein MSTEPDERALLQAVAAGNRVAFTCLYSAHLNDLFRYATLFVGSTEEAEEIIQEVFVRIWDRRETLPHLASFKAYAYQVAKNLVVDYWRQQKRQVTAHKRLQAFTTAPEFADAALIYQQDYQMAQQAIAQLPLKRKQIFLMRTQEELSLDEIAQQLSISKSVVKKQLYAATAFVKAYLHQHSDLSVGALCVLTLLETVNLN, from the coding sequence ATGAGTACTGAACCAGATGAAAGGGCATTGCTTCAGGCCGTAGCGGCGGGCAATCGGGTGGCTTTCACGTGTTTGTACAGCGCCCACCTGAACGATTTGTTTCGCTACGCTACTTTGTTTGTCGGCTCGACGGAAGAAGCCGAAGAGATAATCCAGGAGGTTTTTGTGCGCATCTGGGACCGGCGCGAGACGTTGCCGCACTTGGCTTCCTTCAAAGCGTATGCCTATCAGGTGGCCAAAAACCTAGTAGTCGATTACTGGCGCCAGCAAAAAAGACAGGTCACGGCCCACAAACGGTTGCAGGCGTTCACAACCGCCCCGGAATTTGCCGATGCCGCCCTGATTTACCAGCAAGATTACCAGATGGCGCAGCAGGCCATTGCACAACTGCCCCTCAAGCGCAAGCAGATTTTTTTGATGCGGACGCAGGAGGAGCTTTCGCTGGATGAGATTGCCCAGCAGCTTTCCATTTCGAAGTCCGTAGTCAAAAAGCAATTGTACGCCGCCACCGCCTTCGTAAAAGCCTACCTGCACCAGCACAGCGACTTGTCTGTCGGCGCCTTGTGCGTACTCACGCTGCTGGAAACGGTGAATCTGAACTAA
- a CDS encoding FecR family protein yields MTPSERRLFLEKFAAEQHTAAEHRAFVQWLRQASAQEMTAALEDYERQYSPKRPAAPTPQLMAKIEARLDQSAPRAATSVPVTRPLWPRIFAAAAAVVALLVLLGGNFLARTKSFKAVPLVYLHKRVPAGHTDSLTLADGSVVVLNERSTFTYPAQFAAHRRDVYLEGEAYFRVTKNSRRPFVIHTGSLQTRVVGTSFNVYAYPRAARQEVTVLTGKVVISHPFDNQKVTLLPAQHAVFDRASRSLRAAVVGNPALSLAWRRGQLRFEDAPLDEVLDKVSIRYGVAIRARAPRLHRCRVTVRFGTESVAEVVQVLAALTHSRPRTDSQHTIWLEGPGSS; encoded by the coding sequence ATGACACCCTCCGAGCGCCGCCTGTTTCTGGAAAAATTCGCTGCCGAACAGCACACGGCGGCCGAGCACCGAGCGTTTGTGCAGTGGCTCCGGCAGGCATCGGCCCAGGAAATGACGGCGGCGCTGGAAGACTACGAGCGGCAGTACAGTCCGAAGCGCCCGGCCGCGCCGACGCCGCAGCTGATGGCCAAAATCGAAGCCCGGCTCGACCAGTCTGCGCCCCGTGCTGCCACTTCCGTGCCCGTAACAAGGCCGCTCTGGCCGCGGATTTTTGCTGCCGCAGCCGCCGTCGTAGCGCTTTTGGTGTTGCTGGGAGGTAATTTCCTCGCCCGAACCAAGTCGTTTAAGGCGGTGCCGCTGGTGTATTTGCACAAGCGCGTGCCGGCGGGCCACACCGATTCGCTCACCCTGGCCGATGGCAGCGTCGTGGTGCTCAACGAGCGCAGCACGTTTACATATCCGGCGCAGTTTGCGGCCCATCGCCGCGATGTGTACCTCGAAGGCGAAGCCTATTTTCGGGTTACCAAGAACTCTAGGCGGCCCTTCGTGATCCATACTGGCTCGTTGCAAACGCGCGTGGTGGGCACCAGCTTCAACGTGTACGCCTATCCGCGGGCCGCGCGGCAGGAGGTGACGGTACTGACCGGCAAAGTAGTAATTTCCCATCCTTTTGATAACCAAAAGGTTACCTTGCTGCCTGCGCAGCACGCCGTCTTCGATCGGGCCAGCCGATCCCTGCGTGCTGCCGTCGTAGGCAATCCGGCCCTGAGCCTGGCTTGGCGCCGGGGGCAGCTGCGGTTTGAAGACGCGCCTTTGGATGAAGTGCTCGATAAGGTCTCGATTCGCTACGGCGTGGCGATTCGGGCGCGGGCGCCGCGGCTGCACCGATGCCGCGTCACCGTACGCTTCGGCACGGAGTCGGTGGCGGAAGTGGTGCAGGTGCTGGCCGCCCTCACGCACAGCCGCCCCCGCACCGATTCGCAACACACCATCTGGCTCGAAGGTCCTGGTAGTTCTTGA
- a CDS encoding SusC/RagA family TonB-linked outer membrane protein, with protein MQNKYSPFAQVVRCLRRPVPGLLLTTLLTAAWISPDLPQGALQKRISFQAENATLRQVLQDLSTKAAVPIAFTSDLPLDEKTSVRASHEALDDVLLRLLRPLGLNYRVVAGQVIIEKQAPTSTLSSPTSNVAIEVKGVVRDAATGEPLPGATVLVKGTTTGTSTSDAGAFTLQVPDEDAVLVVNFIGYDAQEIRVGSQRTLNIALKTNATSLDQVVVVGYTTQEAKDVTGAVGILPLDRVKNFPVASVDKLLQGQVAGVQVSNDGAPGGNSVVRVRGLGTLGDNDPLYIIDGVPTKAGLNQLNPNDIESMQVLKDASSTAIYGARASNGVVVITTKQGKAGKTQLSFDSYYGVQSVYNLPHMVSPAQLAQVEFDAQRNSGQTPSHPQYGNGAQPVLPEFLQRNPDVRANQSGTNWFKTIFRPAPIQNYSLGLSGGSESSRHAINLTYFDQDGILKYTGFKRVSLRANTEYTILKRLKVGENFTASYGRSTQASSNAVNGGVVFDAFRMPSIVPVRDEAGNFAGPAAGLGDASNPLRVLYNARDNPTRTIRALGNAYAELELVDNLFVRSSIGVDYLSTNFRGFSPSFTEGIATNPTASLTNNNAYTINWTWTNIARYSRDFGQHNVAAVIGTEAIQNTDEGFTAYRENFLINNLDFRYLDAGQGLQTNGGTGSAWALFSLFGRLDYNYAGKYLFSASVRRDGSSRFPSDNRYAVFPAFSAGWRLSEESFFKEISWLSNLKLRASWGQSGNQEIGNYPAFDIYGISPTNTNYPITGSNGTVQTGYTARAIGNPRLKWETTTQTDIGIDFGVIRNRLNLSVDVFDKTTKDVLVRVPRPALAGEVLVPYENAGRIRNRGLEFLINYQSDAAKDFHWGVSANGSIVRNKVLSLGGGSLYIPGYVSNNLTRGLSLSRTEVGKPVAYFYGYVVDGIFQNQNEVDAAAAQKGKAVGRWRYKDLNGDGTVNEQDQQQIGKPEPDFTYGVNLNVAYKNFDLSGFIQGVQGISIYNFSKYHTDFAFDPFNKSTRILDSWTPQNTDAKLPQLSKTNVNDELRPSTYFVENGSYARLKNLQLGYTLPLAWTSAIKASSLRVYVQAQNLFTITKYSGMDPEVNLQNYNSADRNLDQNIDRGYYPQPRAVLFGVNARF; from the coding sequence ATGCAAAACAAGTATTCTCCTTTTGCACAGGTGGTCCGTTGCCTGCGCCGGCCCGTGCCGGGCCTGCTGCTGACTACGCTGCTCACAGCCGCCTGGATTTCGCCCGATCTGCCGCAAGGTGCTCTGCAGAAACGCATTAGCTTTCAGGCAGAAAACGCAACGCTCCGACAGGTACTCCAAGACCTCAGCACGAAAGCTGCCGTGCCCATCGCGTTCACCAGCGATTTGCCTTTGGACGAAAAAACCAGTGTGCGGGCCAGCCACGAGGCGCTCGACGACGTGCTGTTGCGCCTGTTACGCCCTCTGGGCCTGAATTACCGGGTAGTGGCCGGGCAGGTGATCATCGAAAAGCAGGCCCCGACTTCTACCCTCAGCAGCCCCACGAGCAACGTGGCAATCGAGGTGAAAGGCGTGGTGCGCGATGCCGCCACGGGCGAGCCGCTGCCCGGCGCCACGGTTTTGGTCAAGGGCACGACTACCGGCACTTCTACCAGCGATGCGGGCGCGTTTACGCTGCAAGTGCCTGACGAAGATGCAGTTCTGGTGGTTAACTTCATCGGTTACGATGCCCAGGAAATTCGCGTCGGCAGCCAGCGTACGCTCAACATCGCCCTGAAAACCAATGCCACCTCGCTCGACCAGGTGGTGGTAGTGGGCTACACCACCCAGGAAGCCAAGGACGTGACCGGCGCCGTGGGCATTCTGCCGCTGGATCGGGTAAAAAACTTCCCGGTTGCCAGTGTCGATAAGCTGCTGCAAGGGCAGGTAGCGGGTGTGCAGGTCAGCAACGACGGCGCTCCGGGCGGCAACAGCGTGGTGCGGGTGCGCGGCCTGGGTACGCTCGGCGACAACGACCCGCTCTACATCATCGACGGCGTGCCGACCAAGGCGGGCCTTAATCAGCTCAACCCCAACGACATCGAGTCGATGCAGGTGCTGAAGGATGCTTCCTCGACGGCCATTTACGGCGCGCGGGCCTCCAACGGCGTCGTGGTGATTACGACCAAGCAGGGCAAGGCGGGCAAAACCCAGCTGAGCTTCGACTCTTACTACGGCGTGCAGTCGGTGTATAACCTGCCACATATGGTGTCGCCGGCACAACTCGCTCAGGTTGAGTTTGATGCGCAGCGCAACAGCGGCCAGACACCCAGTCACCCGCAGTACGGTAACGGCGCGCAGCCGGTGCTGCCGGAGTTTTTGCAACGCAACCCCGATGTGCGCGCTAATCAGTCGGGCACCAACTGGTTCAAAACGATTTTCCGGCCGGCTCCAATCCAGAACTACTCCCTGGGGTTGTCGGGAGGCAGCGAAAGCAGCCGCCACGCCATCAACCTGACCTATTTTGACCAAGATGGCATCTTGAAATACACGGGGTTCAAGCGCGTTTCGCTGCGCGCCAACACCGAGTACACGATATTAAAACGCCTGAAAGTAGGGGAGAACTTCACGGCTAGCTACGGCCGCTCGACGCAGGCTTCTTCCAATGCCGTAAACGGCGGCGTGGTGTTCGATGCCTTCCGGATGCCTTCCATTGTGCCCGTGCGTGATGAAGCGGGCAACTTTGCCGGTCCGGCCGCCGGTTTGGGCGACGCCAGCAACCCGCTGCGGGTGCTTTACAATGCGCGCGACAACCCCACCCGAACCATCCGGGCGTTGGGTAATGCTTATGCCGAATTAGAACTGGTTGATAATCTGTTTGTTAGGTCGTCCATTGGCGTCGATTATCTCTCGACCAATTTTCGGGGGTTCTCGCCTAGTTTCACCGAAGGCATTGCCACCAACCCTACGGCCAGCCTCACCAACAACAACGCTTACACCATCAACTGGACCTGGACCAACATTGCGCGCTACAGCCGCGATTTTGGGCAGCACAACGTGGCGGCGGTGATCGGTACGGAAGCCATTCAGAACACCGACGAAGGCTTCACGGCCTACCGGGAAAACTTCCTGATCAATAACCTCGATTTCCGCTACCTCGACGCCGGGCAGGGCCTGCAAACCAACGGCGGCACCGGGTCGGCGTGGGCGCTGTTTTCGCTGTTTGGTCGCCTCGACTACAACTACGCCGGCAAGTATCTGTTCTCGGCCTCAGTACGCCGCGACGGGTCCAGCCGCTTCCCCAGCGACAACCGCTACGCCGTGTTTCCGGCTTTCTCGGCGGGCTGGCGGCTTTCGGAAGAGTCTTTCTTTAAGGAGATTAGCTGGCTGAGCAACCTGAAGCTGCGGGCTTCGTGGGGACAAAGCGGCAACCAGGAAATCGGTAACTACCCGGCGTTCGACATCTACGGCATCAGCCCCACGAACACCAACTACCCCATTACCGGCAGCAACGGTACCGTGCAGACGGGCTACACGGCCCGGGCCATTGGCAACCCCAGGCTGAAGTGGGAAACCACTACCCAAACCGACATCGGCATTGACTTTGGCGTGATCCGCAACCGCCTGAACCTCAGCGTGGATGTGTTCGACAAAACGACCAAAGACGTGCTGGTGCGCGTGCCGCGCCCGGCCTTGGCGGGTGAGGTGCTGGTCCCTTACGAAAACGCCGGTCGCATCCGCAACCGCGGGCTGGAGTTTTTAATCAATTACCAGAGCGACGCCGCCAAAGATTTCCACTGGGGCGTGTCGGCCAACGGATCGATTGTGCGCAACAAGGTCTTGTCGTTGGGTGGAGGAAGTTTGTATATCCCTGGTTATGTGAGCAATAACCTCACACGCGGGCTGTCGCTTTCGCGCACCGAAGTCGGCAAGCCGGTAGCGTATTTCTACGGCTACGTCGTGGACGGTATTTTCCAAAACCAGAACGAAGTAGACGCCGCCGCCGCCCAGAAAGGCAAGGCCGTGGGCCGGTGGCGCTACAAAGACCTGAACGGCGACGGCACCGTCAACGAGCAGGACCAGCAGCAGATTGGCAAGCCAGAACCCGATTTTACGTACGGCGTGAACCTGAATGTGGCCTACAAAAACTTCGACCTCAGCGGCTTTATCCAAGGGGTGCAAGGGATCAGCATCTACAACTTCAGCAAGTACCACACGGACTTCGCCTTCGACCCCTTCAACAAGAGCACGCGCATTTTGGATTCCTGGACGCCTCAGAATACCGACGCCAAGCTGCCCCAGCTCAGCAAGACCAACGTCAACGACGAGCTGCGGCCTTCGACGTACTTCGTGGAAAACGGCTCCTATGCCCGCCTGAAAAACCTACAATTGGGGTATACGCTGCCACTGGCCTGGACCTCAGCCATTAAGGCCAGCAGCTTGCGGGTGTATGTACAGGCCCAAAACCTGTTTACGATCACCAAATACTCGGGCATGGACCCGGAGGTGAACCTGCAAAACTACAACTCCGCTGACCGCAACCTCGACCAGAACATCGACCGCGGCTATTATCCGCAGCCGCGGGCCGTGCTCTTTGGCGTCAACGCCCGGTTTTAA
- a CDS encoding RagB/SusD family nutrient uptake outer membrane protein, whose amino-acid sequence MKNKILLLVLAATFASCNKDFLDEQPKASLSSTDLNNLAAVEALITAAYAPLGGQIDDANNAFNSPGTNWTFGDVVSDDAYKGGGGVGDQNGMHLMEIFLTNANIIDVERKWRACYEGIARVNRAIQAVNGFAGMTDAQRTTRLGELHLLRGHYYFDLKKIYNHIPWVDETPRAVTEYDIPNNLSDAELWKNIENEFLLAQANLPAKQTDLGRVTKGAATAYLAKLYLYTKDYPKVITTVDALLATGLYRLNDNYHDNFDPTKEHGPESLFAIERSIRDGTPNNFRGSLDERLLNPGGPYYPVYGFDMPSQDLVNAFKTTAAGLPQTDKSDVGATDFVDPRLDHTVGRPGVQFLDLAPYAATWARDAGTYGVFAFKKRMVSSRSALYLNQFPWVSALNYDIIRLADVLLFKAEAQAETGNLEGARTIVNQIRRRAANDQVLNANGTPAANYKVAEYAAPFANQEAARQAVRTERRLEMALEGQRFFDLVRWGIADQVMNEHFAREKTKRTYLATARFVKGTHEYFPIPQSQLNLSKGLLKQNAGY is encoded by the coding sequence ATGAAAAATAAGATTCTGCTGTTGGTTCTGGCCGCTACGTTTGCCAGCTGCAACAAAGACTTTCTCGACGAACAACCCAAAGCCAGCCTCTCGTCGACGGACCTAAACAACCTGGCGGCGGTGGAAGCCCTCATCACGGCTGCGTACGCCCCGCTGGGTGGCCAGATCGACGATGCCAACAACGCCTTCAACTCGCCCGGCACCAACTGGACGTTTGGCGATGTCGTGTCGGACGACGCGTACAAAGGCGGTGGCGGCGTGGGTGACCAGAACGGCATGCACCTGATGGAAATCTTTCTCACCAACGCCAACATCATCGATGTAGAGCGGAAGTGGCGGGCCTGCTACGAAGGCATTGCCCGCGTGAACCGCGCCATCCAGGCCGTCAACGGCTTTGCGGGCATGACCGACGCGCAGCGCACGACGCGGCTGGGCGAGCTGCACTTGCTGCGTGGCCACTATTACTTCGACCTCAAAAAGATCTACAACCACATTCCGTGGGTGGACGAAACGCCGCGCGCCGTCACCGAGTACGACATCCCCAACAACCTGTCGGATGCGGAATTGTGGAAAAACATTGAAAACGAGTTTCTGCTGGCACAGGCCAACCTGCCGGCCAAGCAAACCGACCTGGGGCGCGTAACCAAAGGCGCTGCCACGGCTTACCTAGCCAAGCTGTACCTCTACACCAAGGATTATCCGAAGGTGATCACGACTGTGGATGCTTTGCTGGCCACGGGCCTCTACCGCCTCAACGACAACTACCACGACAACTTCGACCCGACCAAGGAACACGGCCCGGAGAGCCTGTTTGCCATCGAGCGCTCGATCCGCGACGGTACGCCCAACAACTTCCGCGGTAGCCTCGACGAGCGTCTGCTGAACCCTGGCGGTCCTTACTACCCCGTCTACGGCTTCGATATGCCCAGCCAGGATTTGGTAAATGCTTTTAAAACGACGGCCGCTGGCCTGCCCCAAACCGACAAATCGGATGTGGGCGCCACGGATTTTGTCGATCCGCGGCTCGACCATACGGTGGGCCGGCCGGGGGTTCAGTTTCTGGATCTGGCACCGTACGCCGCTACCTGGGCCCGCGATGCCGGCACTTACGGCGTATTTGCCTTCAAGAAGCGCATGGTTAGCTCTCGTTCGGCGCTCTATCTCAATCAGTTTCCGTGGGTGAGTGCCCTGAACTACGACATTATTCGGCTGGCCGATGTGTTGTTGTTCAAAGCCGAAGCCCAAGCCGAAACCGGCAACCTGGAAGGCGCCCGCACCATCGTCAACCAGATTCGGCGTCGGGCGGCTAACGATCAGGTACTCAATGCCAACGGCACGCCCGCGGCCAACTACAAAGTGGCCGAGTACGCCGCCCCTTTTGCCAACCAGGAAGCCGCCCGGCAAGCCGTACGCACCGAGCGCCGCCTCGAAATGGCCCTGGAAGGCCAGCGCTTTTTCGACCTAGTGCGCTGGGGCATCGCCGACCAAGTGATGAACGAGCACTTCGCCCGCGAAAAAACCAAGCGCACGTACCTCGCTACGGCCCGCTTCGTCAAAGGCACCCATGAGTATTTTCCCATTCCGCAGTCGCAGCTCAACCTGAGCAAAGGCCTGTTGAAGCAAAACGCAGGGTATTAA
- a CDS encoding YdcF family protein produces the protein MSWRYLFRLTALLCCVPILGSAQPVLPRLSAARTDSVIVAKTFPLLSLFETHPALRRALQTDPELQRISRRQAERTYQALRKGPPEPQRYADSLAWNPQEIQVVGKYLVNKYLHNNELHAALAPVLAKTGRYPVYADRPDTAVLRLAWRDAALGLNRIVRVYFGNAVPRYPAIDSSSFRRHDAAFAKQVRADLRPLSRKARRHSDGYYTLPLQAALLALRLNQRDEAARYEPLEAGLNQAPRAAVATTAWVRYPYSLILVPGHGPEETGVALDTLGAYRCRLAAASFRKGQAPFIMVSGGHVHPNKTPYCEAVEMKRYLVEKLGLPDAAVLIEPHARHTTTNLRNAVRMLYNFGMPTDRPVLTVTDAAQSRSIVAMAERCKQEFGYVPYRDMQRLSDEESVCFPVPEARQPDPYDPLDP, from the coding sequence ATGTCTTGGCGATATCTTTTTAGGCTGACGGCGCTCCTGTGTTGCGTGCCAATTTTGGGCTCGGCGCAACCGGTGCTTCCCCGGCTGTCGGCCGCGCGTACCGATTCGGTAATCGTCGCCAAAACCTTTCCGCTGCTGTCGCTCTTCGAAACGCACCCCGCGCTTCGCCGCGCCTTGCAAACCGATCCGGAATTGCAGCGCATCAGCCGCCGACAGGCCGAACGCACGTACCAAGCGTTGCGCAAAGGCCCACCCGAGCCGCAGCGCTACGCCGATTCGTTGGCGTGGAACCCGCAGGAAATACAAGTTGTAGGTAAGTATTTGGTTAATAAATACTTACATAACAATGAATTGCATGCCGCGCTAGCTCCCGTATTGGCCAAAACCGGCCGCTACCCCGTGTATGCCGATAGGCCCGATACGGCGGTGCTGCGGTTGGCTTGGCGCGATGCAGCGCTTGGCCTCAACCGCATTGTGCGGGTGTATTTTGGTAATGCTGTGCCACGCTACCCGGCCATTGATTCCAGTAGCTTCCGGCGCCACGATGCAGCCTTTGCGAAGCAGGTGCGCGCTGATTTACGGCCGCTCAGCCGCAAAGCCCGGCGCCATTCAGATGGCTATTATACCTTGCCTCTGCAAGCTGCGCTGCTGGCCCTGCGCCTCAACCAGCGCGACGAAGCCGCCCGTTACGAGCCGCTGGAAGCGGGTCTGAATCAGGCCCCGCGTGCGGCTGTGGCCACCACAGCATGGGTGCGTTATCCTTACAGCCTGATTCTGGTGCCGGGGCACGGGCCCGAAGAAACCGGGGTGGCCCTCGACACGCTGGGTGCTTACCGTTGCCGGCTGGCGGCGGCCAGCTTCCGCAAAGGGCAAGCACCGTTCATCATGGTTTCGGGCGGCCATGTGCATCCTAACAAGACGCCGTACTGCGAAGCGGTCGAAATGAAAAGATACTTGGTCGAAAAGCTCGGTTTGCCCGATGCGGCGGTGCTCATCGAGCCCCATGCCCGCCACACAACCACCAACCTGCGCAACGCCGTCCGGATGCTCTACAATTTCGGCATGCCCACCGACCGGCCTGTGCTCACTGTCACCGACGCGGCGCAGAGCCGCAGCATTGTAGCCATGGCCGAGCGCTGCAAACAGGAGTTCGGCTACGTGCCGTATCGCGACATGCAACGGCTGTCGGATGAAGAAAGCGTCTGCTTTCCCGTTCCCGAAGCCCGTCAGCCCGACCCCTACGATCCGCTTGATCCATAG